Proteins co-encoded in one Erinaceus europaeus chromosome 2, mEriEur2.1, whole genome shotgun sequence genomic window:
- the ZNF524 gene encoding zinc finger protein 524 produces MDTPSPAPSLPSPWPREEETPLASPPPVPRGRRGRPPRAGGPASSGQRLKVSLRRKRGRPPKARPEPRRGREAAVPVEDGGGAEGADLLLIDDQGVPYTVSEESALGEAEEPEPRQPEGSPPKKPPLLCPVCLRAFTYLSDLERHSISHSELKPHACQDCGKTFKRSSHLRRHCNIHAGLRPFLCVLCPRRFREAGELAHHHRVHSGERPYQCRVCWQRFAEANTLRRHIKRKHPEAVGAHRCTPDPVPEPPWGALVEQGIPATAEGIPAVEEASEEEPGEEDEEGEETEQA; encoded by the coding sequence ATGGacacccccagcccagcaccgTCGTTGCCTTCGCCTTGGCCCCGGGAGGAAGAGACACCGCTGGCCTCGCCTCCTCCTGTGCCCCGGGGCCGTCGAGGCAGACCTCCCCGCGCCGGGGGCCCAGCCTCCTCCGGGCAGAGACTCAAGGTCTCGCTCCGTCGGAAGCGGGGCCGCCCCCCCAAGGCCCGGCCGGAGCCCCGGCGGGGGCGGGAGGCCGCTGTCCCCGTTGAGGACGGCGGGGGCGCCGAGGGCGCCGACCTGCTGCTGATCGACGACCAGGGTGTGCCTTACACCGTCTCGGAAGAGTCGGCCCTGGGCGAGGCAGAGGAGCCCGAGCCCCGCCAGCCCGAGGGCTCCCCGCCCAAGAAGCCGCCGCTCCTGTGCCCCGTGTGCCTGCGCGCCTTCACCTACCTCTCGGACCTGGAGCGCCACAGCATCTCGCACTCGGAGCTGAAGCCCCACGCGTGCCAGGACTGCGGCAAGACCTTCAAGCGCTCCAGCCACCTGCGGCGCCACTGCAACATCCACGCGGGGCTGCGGCCCTTCCTGTGCGTGCTGTGCCCGCGCCGCTTCCGCGAGGCCGGCGAGCTGGCCCACCACCACCGCGTGCACTCGGGCGAGCGGCCCTACCAGTGCCGGGTGTGCTGGCAGCGCTTCGCCGAGGCCAACACGCTGCGCCGACACATCAAGCGCAAGCACCCCGAGGCCGTGGGCGCGCACCGCTGCACCCCCGACCCCGTGCCTGAGCCCCCGTGGGGTGCCCTCGTGGAGCAGGGCATCCCGGCCACGGCGGAGGGCATCCCGGCCGTGGAGGAGGCGAGCGAAGAGGAGCCgggggaggaggacgaggagggggaggagacagaACAGGCCTGA